From the genome of Bacteroidota bacterium, one region includes:
- a CDS encoding T9SS type A sorting domain-containing protein, which translates to QNGDVTSLLQNSDGNIVELNPQEWVDLIFTAPPLSEGMKRTFIFVSRGRYERVPEEKQETQTLIMKSGMDETTKSEKLKYELYENRPNPFNPITKIKYSIPEPAYVSLKIYDVLGREISVIVNDWKEVGTHEVEWNAQSFSSGVYFYKLQAGAFTSVKKMLLAK; encoded by the coding sequence CACAGAATGGTGATGTTACGTCTTTATTACAAAATAGCGATGGAAACATTGTAGAATTAAATCCGCAGGAATGGGTTGATCTAATTTTCACAGCACCACCTTTATCGGAGGGGATGAAGCGCACGTTTATATTTGTATCTCGTGGGCGGTATGAAAGAGTTCCAGAAGAAAAACAAGAGACTCAAACTTTGATTATGAAATCAGGTATGGATGAAACTACAAAATCAGAAAAGTTAAAATATGAGTTATATGAAAACCGTCCAAATCCTTTTAATCCAATTACGAAGATTAAATATTCAATCCCTGAACCTGCTTACGTATCATTAAAAATATATGATGTGTTAGGTCGTGAAATATCAGTAATTGTAAACGACTGGAAGGAAGTCGGAACACACGAAGTCGAGTGGAACGCACAGAGTTTTTCAAGCGGCGTATATTTCTATAAATTACAAGCCGGTGCGTTTACATCTGTTAAAAAGATGTTGCTCGCAAAGTAA